One Thioclava electrotropha DNA segment encodes these proteins:
- the betA gene encoding choline dehydrogenase: protein MSVSAEFVIVGAGSGGSALAYRLVEAGRDVVVIEHGGSDAGPFIQMPGALSYPMNMGIYDWGFQSEPEEHLGGRRLATPRGKVLGGSSSINGMVYVRGHARDFDHWEESGATGWGYADVLPYYKRMEHWHGGEETEWRGRSGPLHVTRGPRANPLFDAFVAAGKAAGYPVTEDYNGQQQEGFGPMEATIYKGRRWSAANAYLRPALKTGKLRIVRGLARRVVFEGKKAVGVEIKRKGQIEVVRATSEVVLAASSINTPKLLMLSGVGPAEHLREHGVEVLADRPGVGANLQDHLEIYMQFAAKQPVTLFKYWNLYGKARVGAQWLFTKGGLGASNQFESCAFIRSDAGIDYPDIQYHFLPIAVRYDGKAAAEGHGFQAHVGPMRSKSRGHVRLSSSDPEAKPEIKFNYMSHPDDWAEFRKCVRLTREIFAQGPMAAHVKHEIQPGAAVETDEQIDAFIREHAESAYHPCGTAKMGAADDPSAVVDPEGRVIGVEGLRVADSSVFPRITNGNLNAPSIMVGEKMADHLLGRAPLARENLEPWVAPNWQVAQR, encoded by the coding sequence ATGAGTGTTTCGGCAGAATTTGTGATCGTGGGCGCGGGCTCGGGTGGCTCGGCGCTGGCTTACCGGCTCGTGGAAGCGGGTCGCGACGTCGTGGTAATCGAGCATGGCGGCTCGGATGCGGGGCCGTTCATCCAGATGCCCGGCGCGCTGAGCTACCCGATGAATATGGGGATCTACGACTGGGGCTTTCAGTCGGAACCCGAAGAGCATCTGGGCGGGCGGCGACTGGCGACTCCGCGCGGCAAGGTGCTGGGCGGCTCGTCGAGCATCAACGGCATGGTCTATGTCCGGGGCCATGCGCGCGATTTCGACCATTGGGAAGAGAGCGGCGCAACCGGCTGGGGCTATGCCGATGTGCTGCCTTATTACAAGCGGATGGAGCATTGGCATGGCGGCGAAGAAACCGAATGGCGTGGCCGTTCGGGGCCGCTGCATGTGACCCGCGGGCCGCGCGCCAACCCGCTGTTCGACGCGTTCGTCGCGGCGGGCAAGGCGGCGGGCTATCCGGTGACCGAGGATTACAACGGCCAGCAGCAGGAAGGCTTCGGGCCGATGGAGGCCACGATCTACAAGGGGCGTCGCTGGTCGGCGGCCAATGCCTATCTGCGCCCGGCGCTCAAGACCGGGAAGCTGCGGATCGTGCGCGGTCTGGCGCGGCGCGTCGTCTTCGAAGGCAAGAAGGCTGTCGGCGTCGAGATCAAGCGAAAGGGCCAGATCGAGGTGGTCCGGGCGACTTCCGAGGTCGTGCTGGCCGCTAGCTCGATCAACACGCCGAAGCTGTTGATGCTGTCGGGCGTAGGCCCGGCAGAGCATCTGCGCGAGCATGGTGTCGAGGTGCTGGCGGATCGCCCCGGCGTGGGTGCGAACCTGCAGGATCACCTTGAGATTTATATGCAATTCGCCGCGAAACAGCCGGTGACGCTGTTCAAATACTGGAACCTCTACGGCAAGGCGCGGGTGGGTGCCCAGTGGCTGTTCACCAAGGGCGGGCTCGGCGCGTCGAACCAGTTCGAGAGCTGCGCTTTCATCCGCTCGGATGCCGGGATCGATTACCCGGATATCCAGTATCACTTCCTGCCGATCGCGGTGCGCTATGACGGCAAGGCCGCCGCCGAGGGGCACGGTTTCCAGGCGCATGTCGGGCCGATGCGCTCGAAATCGCGCGGGCATGTGCGGCTCAGCTCGAGCGATCCCGAAGCCAAGCCGGAGATCAAGTTCAATTACATGAGCCACCCCGACGACTGGGCCGAGTTCCGCAAATGCGTTCGCCTAACGCGGGAGATCTTTGCACAAGGACCGATGGCCGCGCATGTGAAGCACGAAATCCAGCCGGGAGCTGCGGTCGAGACGGATGAGCAAATCGACGCGTTCATCCGCGAGCATGCCGAGAGCGCCTATCACCCCTGCGGCACCGCGAAGATGGGGGCGGCGGACGATCCGAGTGCGGTCGTCGATCCGGAAGGGCGCGTGATCGGGGTGGAGGGGCTGCGGGTCGCCGACAGCTCGGTCTTCCCGCGGATCACCAATGGCAACCTCAACGCGCCCTCGATCATGGTGGGCGAGAAGATGGCCGATCACCTGCTGGGCCGCGCGCCGCTCGCGCGCGAAAACCTCGAGCCATGGGTCGCGCCGAACTGGCAAGTGGCGCAGCGCTGA
- the betB gene encoding betaine-aldehyde dehydrogenase: MRAQPKASHFVNGDWMEDADGDELIVTYPGTGEVIAKLHAATPAVIDAAISGAVEAQKDWAALRPVERGRILTRAVAIIRERGEELALLETLDTGKPIQETREADWPSGAEALEYFAGLAPTLTGETMPLGGDFAYTIREPLGVCAGIGAWNYPSQIACWKSAPALSTGNAMVFKPSEMTPLGALKLAEIFIEAGMPAGIFNVVQGFGPVGAALSTDPRIAKVSLTGSVPTGAKVYQAASAGMKHVTMELGGKSPMIVFDDADIESAIGAAMLGNFYSSGQICSNGTRVFVQKGIKEKFLARLKERAETIVAGDPLDEATQFGPLISKAQFDKVMSYVESAKSEGARLVCGGSAGNEGPLFVQPTVFADVTDDMTIAREEIFGPVMSVLDFETEEEAIARANDTQFGLAAGVFTGDLARGHRVVGQLQAGTTWINAYNLTPVEMPFGAVKQSGFGRENSRAAVEHYTQLKSVYVGMGPVESPY; encoded by the coding sequence ATGAGGGCACAGCCGAAAGCAAGCCATTTCGTGAATGGCGACTGGATGGAAGATGCGGACGGCGACGAGCTGATCGTCACCTATCCCGGCACCGGCGAGGTGATCGCCAAGCTGCACGCCGCGACGCCTGCGGTGATCGACGCCGCGATTTCGGGGGCAGTTGAGGCGCAGAAGGACTGGGCGGCGCTGCGCCCGGTCGAGCGCGGCCGCATCCTGACCCGTGCCGTCGCGATCATCCGTGAGCGTGGTGAGGAGCTGGCGCTGCTGGAAACCCTCGACACCGGCAAGCCGATTCAGGAAACCCGCGAGGCAGACTGGCCCTCGGGCGCCGAGGCGCTGGAATATTTCGCAGGTCTGGCGCCGACGCTGACCGGCGAGACCATGCCGCTGGGCGGCGATTTCGCCTATACGATCCGCGAGCCGCTGGGCGTTTGCGCGGGGATCGGCGCGTGGAACTATCCCAGCCAGATCGCCTGCTGGAAATCCGCGCCTGCGCTGTCGACCGGCAATGCGATGGTGTTCAAACCCTCCGAGATGACGCCGCTGGGCGCGCTGAAGCTCGCCGAGATCTTCATCGAGGCCGGGATGCCCGCGGGTATCTTCAACGTGGTGCAGGGCTTCGGCCCGGTGGGGGCGGCGCTGTCCACCGATCCGCGCATCGCGAAAGTCTCGCTGACGGGTTCGGTGCCGACGGGCGCGAAGGTCTATCAGGCGGCTTCGGCGGGCATGAAGCACGTCACGATGGAATTGGGGGGCAAATCCCCGATGATCGTGTTCGACGACGCCGATATCGAAAGCGCGATCGGGGCGGCGATGCTGGGGAATTTCTATTCCTCGGGGCAGATCTGTTCCAACGGGACGCGGGTCTTCGTGCAGAAGGGCATCAAGGAGAAATTCCTCGCCCGGCTGAAAGAGCGCGCGGAGACCATCGTCGCAGGCGATCCGCTCGATGAGGCGACGCAGTTCGGTCCGCTGATCTCGAAGGCGCAGTTCGACAAGGTGATGTCCTATGTCGAGAGCGCGAAATCCGAAGGCGCGCGGCTGGTCTGCGGTGGCTCTGCGGGCAACGAGGGGCCGCTCTTCGTGCAGCCCACGGTCTTCGCCGATGTCACCGACGACATGACCATCGCGCGCGAAGAAATCTTCGGCCCGGTCATGTCGGTGCTGGATTTCGAGACCGAGGAAGAGGCGATCGCGCGGGCCAACGACACGCAGTTTGGCCTCGCCGCGGGTGTGTTCACCGGCGATCTGGCGCGCGGCCACCGTGTGGTCGGCCAGCTGCAGGCGGGCACCACCTGGATCAACGCCTATAACCTGACGCCGGTGGAGATGCCCTTCGGCGCGGTGAAGCAATCGGGCTTCGGGCGCGAGAATTCGCGCGCGGCGGTGGAGCATTATACGCAGCTCAAATCCGTCTATGTCGGCATGGGGCCGGTCGAGAGCCCGTACTGA
- the betI gene encoding choline-binding transcriptional repressor BetI, translated as MPKLGAEPIRRAALVKATIETVGEAGSLDVTVAQIARRAGMSSALAHHYFGSKDRIFLAAMRSILSIYGAEVRGAMAMAQTPHERVRAVVMGSFAAGSFRHEAIAAWLNFYVLAQSSADARRLLHIYQRRLRSNLMHGLRPLVGDRAGSVAEGLGAMIDGVYIRAALVAGDPDREAACELVLAHLEKELEVHQ; from the coding sequence ATGCCGAAGCTTGGAGCAGAGCCTATACGGCGCGCTGCCTTGGTCAAAGCGACTATTGAGACAGTAGGCGAGGCGGGATCGCTCGATGTGACGGTCGCGCAGATCGCCCGGCGCGCGGGCATGTCCTCGGCGCTGGCGCACCATTATTTCGGGTCGAAAGACCGGATTTTCCTCGCCGCGATGCGCTCGATCCTGTCGATTTACGGGGCCGAAGTCCGTGGCGCGATGGCGATGGCGCAGACCCCGCACGAGCGTGTTCGCGCAGTTGTGATGGGCTCTTTCGCGGCTGGCTCGTTCCGTCACGAGGCGATTGCCGCGTGGCTGAACTTCTACGTGCTCGCGCAGTCGAGCGCCGATGCAAGGCGCCTGCTGCATATCTATCAGCGCCGTCTGCGCTCGAACCTCATGCACGGGCTGCGGCCGCTGGTCGGCGACCGGGCGGGCTCCGTGGCCGAGGGTTTGGGCGCGATGATCGACGGCGTCTACATCCGCGCGGCGCTGGTCGCGGGCGACCCCGACCGCGAGGCCGCCTGCGAACTGGTGCTGGCGCATCTGGAAAAGGAATTGGAGGTCCACCAATGA
- a CDS encoding choline ABC transporter substrate-binding protein, translating into MKLRSTLLAMGAALSLGLAGTAPAQAADCSKVTFSDVGWTDITSTTAVATTILEALGYETDTKVLSVPVTYEALSKGDVDVFLGNWMPSMAANVDPYTKDGTVETLGTNLTGAKYTLATNAAGAKAGIKDFSDIAKHADELDNQIYGIEPGNDGNALILDMIDKDAFGLKDFDLKESSEQGMLAQVARADKADKPIIFLAWEPHPMNSNFDITYLSGGDDFFGPDYGGATVMTNVRAGYVDECPNPGKFVSNLKFTLGMENEIMGKILDDGDDPKDAAKAWLKANPDAWKAWLDGVTTKDGGDAQAAVEKALNS; encoded by the coding sequence ATGAAACTTCGTTCCACGCTCCTCGCAATGGGAGCTGCGCTCTCGCTCGGACTGGCAGGCACCGCGCCCGCACAGGCCGCCGATTGCTCGAAAGTGACCTTCTCCGATGTCGGCTGGACCGACATCACCTCGACCACCGCGGTCGCGACCACGATCCTCGAAGCGCTCGGCTACGAGACCGACACCAAGGTGCTCTCGGTTCCGGTGACCTACGAGGCGCTCTCGAAGGGCGATGTCGACGTGTTCCTCGGCAACTGGATGCCCTCGATGGCCGCCAACGTGGATCCCTACACCAAGGACGGCACGGTCGAGACGCTCGGCACCAACCTGACCGGCGCGAAATACACGCTCGCGACCAACGCCGCCGGCGCCAAGGCCGGCATCAAGGACTTCTCCGACATCGCCAAGCACGCCGACGAGCTGGACAACCAGATCTACGGCATCGAGCCGGGCAATGACGGCAACGCGCTGATCCTCGACATGATCGACAAGGACGCGTTCGGCCTGAAAGATTTCGACCTGAAGGAAAGCTCCGAGCAGGGCATGCTCGCGCAGGTCGCGCGCGCCGACAAGGCCGACAAGCCGATCATCTTCCTCGCGTGGGAGCCCCACCCGATGAACTCCAACTTCGACATCACCTACCTGTCGGGCGGCGATGACTTCTTCGGCCCCGACTACGGCGGTGCGACGGTCATGACCAATGTCCGCGCGGGCTATGTCGACGAATGCCCGAACCCGGGCAAGTTCGTCTCCAACCTGAAGTTCACCCTCGGGATGGAAAACGAGATCATGGGCAAGATCCTCGACGATGGCGATGATCCCAAGGACGCCGCGAAGGCTTGGCTCAAGGCCAACCCCGACGCTTGGAAAGCATGGCTCGACGGTGTGACCACGAAGGATGGCGGCGACGCGCAGGCAGCGGTCGAGAAAGCGCTGAACTCGTGA
- the choW gene encoding choline ABC transporter permease subunit: MNWLTDTKIPVGKTAKIVIDWLQDHAAPLFDALSVALKALIDATLWVLQGPPPLLVILAFAVIAYLLQRSWKISLLVIVGFLFILNQDYWEETTESLTLVIAACVVCMGIGVPIGIAAAHRPRLYSVLQPVLDLMQTLPAFVYLIPAIVFFGIGMVPGLIATVIFVLPAPIRLTHLGVSSTPDTLTEAAQSFGATKSQLLWKVELPYATPQIMAGLNQTIMLSLSMVVVAALVGADGLGVPVVRALNTVNTALGFESGFVIVVVAIILDRMLRRGGSK, translated from the coding sequence ATGAACTGGTTGACCGATACCAAAATCCCCGTGGGCAAGACGGCCAAGATCGTGATCGACTGGCTGCAGGACCACGCCGCACCGCTCTTCGACGCGCTCTCCGTGGCGCTGAAAGCCCTGATCGACGCAACGCTCTGGGTGCTGCAAGGCCCCCCGCCCCTTCTCGTGATCCTCGCCTTCGCGGTGATCGCCTACCTGCTGCAGCGCAGCTGGAAGATTTCGCTGCTGGTGATCGTGGGCTTCCTCTTCATCCTCAACCAGGACTACTGGGAGGAGACGACCGAGAGCCTCACCCTCGTGATCGCCGCCTGCGTGGTCTGCATGGGGATCGGCGTGCCGATCGGCATCGCCGCCGCCCACCGTCCGCGCCTGTATTCGGTGCTGCAGCCGGTGCTCGACCTGATGCAGACGCTGCCGGCCTTCGTCTACCTGATCCCGGCCATCGTCTTCTTCGGCATCGGCATGGTGCCCGGCCTGATCGCGACCGTGATCTTCGTTCTGCCCGCGCCGATCCGCCTGACCCATCTGGGCGTTTCCTCGACGCCCGACACGCTGACCGAGGCCGCACAGTCCTTCGGCGCGACCAAGAGCCAGCTCTTGTGGAAGGTCGAACTGCCCTATGCCACACCGCAGATCATGGCCGGTCTGAACCAGACCATCATGCTCTCGCTGTCGATGGTCGTGGTGGCCGCGCTGGTCGGCGCGGACGGCCTCGGCGTGCCAGTCGTGCGCGCGCTCAACACCGTGAACACGGCGCTCGGCTTCGAGTCCGGCTTCGTGATCGTCGTCGTCGCCATCATCCTAGACCGCATGCTGCGCCGCGGAGGTTCGAAATGA